A single region of the Penaeus monodon isolate SGIC_2016 chromosome 18, NSTDA_Pmon_1, whole genome shotgun sequence genome encodes:
- the LOC119584239 gene encoding metallothionein-1-like isoform X4, translating into MPGPCCIDRCECAEGGCKKGCLCKSCRCEPCEKCTTGCSCPSKEDCAKTCPKPCKCCP; encoded by the exons ATGCCTGGTCCCTGCTGCATTG ATAGATGCGAGTGCGCCGAGGGAGGCTGCAAGAAAGGTTGCTTGTGCAAGAGCTGTCGCTGCGAACCCTGTGAAAAAT GCACAACGGGGTGTTCTTGTCCTTCGAAGGAGGACTGCGCCAAGACTTGCCCCAAGCCATGCAAGTGTTGTCCATAG